The segment tgatttataacaagtggtatcagagccaactccttgattaatttttgagttattattttaatatatatatatatatgtcaatggattaagatttatgaaatattgagttgataaattttttttttttattactattattattattattattatttaatagcattttatgatattaatatttaagttattgatctaACATTTTAAATAGGCTAATTAAAGCGGAAAATCACCAAAGTGACATCTTTCGTGTAGATTAGTCTGTTCGGGGTGttagatatttgtgtgtatgtgATTCATGCGGGTATTGACTGGCCCaaaggaaagttaatatttggtcaaattgcatacatacctgtgatgataaatatgtgatgattataaaggtaacttaatgtgaataataaatcaatccaaagatagatttattatttgacataACTTATCATCAATGTTTGATCACTACAACAAGAGTACCACTTACAGTTAATATTACTGTCCAAAGACTTGATATTAAtgttgtgctaggtatcttgaaatgtcataatttgcttttaaatttaaagattatgtgtttaattgcttattttatgtgagcatgatggtttatttgattcattttattttgttctggaTTCAGCTTTTATATCAACTACTTCTATATCTGCCAACATCAATAATGTCCCTATGTTAAATGGGACTAATTTTAAGGACTGGAAAGAGAATATGATGATTCTCTTAGGCTGCATGGATATAGACTTAGCCTTGAGAATGCCCAAACCCGATGAACTCAATGAGCAAAGTACTCAAGAGGATGAGGTTTATTGGGGTAAGTGGGAACGTTCAAATAGGCTAagtcttatgatcatgaagCGCGGAATTCCAGAAGCTTTCAGGGGTGCGGTAACCGATGAGGTTACTAATGCCAGTGACTTCCTTGCGGAAATTCAGAAACGTTTTGCCAAAAACGATAAGGCTGAAACGAGCACGCTTTTAGCAAGCTTGATTTCAATGAAGTATAAAGGCAAGGGTAATGTTCGGGAGTACATCATGGAGATGTCTCATCTTGCTTCAAAACTTAAGGCTTTGAAACTTGAGTTATCTGATGATTTACTCGTGCATTTGGTTCTCATCTCTCTTCCTgcacaatttaatcaattcaagGTCAGTTATAACTGTCAAAAGGAtaaatggactcttaatgagctcatttcattctgtgtgcaagaggaagagagattgaagcaaGACAAGACCGAAAGTGCTCATCTGGCTAGCACTTCCAAGGATAAGGGCAAACGAAGGAATAAGGATAATAAGGTTGCTGCTTCTAATGGCctagaacaaaagaaacagaaagttgAGGTAACATGTTTCTTCTGTAATAAGCCTGGACATACTAAGAAGGAATGTACCAAGTATGCTGCTTGGCGTGTTAAGAAAGGTATAATTCTTACTTTGGTCTGTTCTGAAGTTAATTTAGCTTCAGTATCTAGAaacacatggtggttagattctGGTGCTACTACTCACATTTGTGTTTCTATGCAGGGTTGCCTGAGTTACCGAAAACCAAGTGATGCTGAAAGATGCATCTATGTCGGAGACGGTCAGTCGGTAGAAGTGGAGGCAATAGGgcactttagattattattgaaatctggttattttttggatttaatagaTACTTTCGTTGTACCGTCTTTcagacggaatttaatttcagTTTCTGTTTTGGACAAATCAGGTTAttcttgttcatttggaaacaatagatttgcattatctattaattcaaatattgtAGGAACCGGTTTACTTAATGTTTATGATAATCTATATTTGTTGGAAACTGTTCCGTCCtataatgaaaccttgcatgtgGAATCACGAGGTACAAAACgtaaattgaataaagataattCGGCCTCAttgtggcacaaacgcctaggtcatatCTCTAAATCTAGAGTTGAGCGACTTGTGTCCGATGGGATTTTAGATTCACTTGACTtttcagattttgatatttgtgttgagtgtattaaaggaaaacagaccaaaacaaagaaattaggtGCAAATAGAGCCACAGACgtcttagaattaattcatacagatATCTGTGGACCATACCCTACGGCATCTTGGAATGGTCAACAGTACTTTATaacattcatagatgactattcaagatatGGCTACCTATTTCTTATACATGAGAAATCACAATCATTGGACgtgttcaaaacatttaaagcagaagttgagttacaactcaacaaaagaataaagagcgtcagatctgaccgtggtggtgaatactatggtagatatgacggatcaggTGAACAATGTCCAGGACCATTTGCTAAATACCTAGAGGAATGTGGGATCGtccctcaatacaccatgccaggATCACCTAGCatgaatggtgtagcagaaagacgAAACCGAACCCTTAAGGACATGGTAAggagtatgattagtcattctaCTTTACCCGAAAAACTCTGGGGTGAAGCACTCAAAACGGCAGCTTATATCCTAAatcgggtgccaactaaagcggCTGCTAAAACGCCTTATGAGCTTTGGACGGGTCGAAAGCCCAGTTTAaagcattttcatatttggggaTGTCCAGCTGAAGCGAGACCTTATAAGcctcatgaaaagaaattggactctaaAACAGTTAGCAGCTACTTTATTGGCTATGCAGAGCGATCAaggggttttaaattttatgatcctACTATTAGGTCAATTTTTGAGACGGGAACTGCAACATTTTTTGAGGATTTTGAGTTAGGGGGGAGAAATCAGGTTAGGAATATTGtctttgaggaggaagagggatctactattgcttttgataatgtacaggtttcactacctatcattgatcaagaagtaaatttggaTCCTCAACCAACAGACAATATTGTTCaacccttaattgcaaatgaggacattgctcctgaagaacaaactcaacaacctcaagaaaatatgccattaaggagatccacgagagagaggagaaatgcAATTTCGGACGATTATATCGTATATCTCCAGGAACATGAGGTAGAAAGTGGAATGATGGAAGATGATCCAATCAACTTCCAGCAAGCCATGAAAAGTTCCAACTCTCAGAAATGGAttgaagccatgaatgaagagtacaAATCTATGCAAGACAATAAAGTTTGGGAACTTGTCCCATTACCAGTTGGTACGAAgcccattggttgtaaatggatatttaaaaccaagcgggattcaaatggtaatgtagaaaggtataaagcacgtcttgtagctaaaggctttactcaaaaagaaggaattgacTTCAAAGAGACCTTCTCTCCAGTTTCTACGAAGGACTCTTTCAGGATAATCATGGCACTAGTTGCACATTATGATcttgagttacatcaaatggatgttaaaacagcgtttctcaatggtgacattgatgaaacaatttatatggtacaaccagaaaattttgtgtccgaagactcaaagaatatggtttgtaaattaactaaatccatttatgggctcaagcaagcttctcgtcagtggtacttcaagtttcatcaaattattgtctCATATGGTTTTGAGGCAAATCTTATGGATGAATGTGTGTATCACAAATTCAGTGGGAGTAAGTATATTTTCCTGGTTTTATATGTCGATGACATATTGCTagccacaaatgatattagcatattgcacgacaccaagagatttttatcaaaacattttgagatgaaagatcttggtgatgcCTCCTTTGTCTTAGGAATCCAGATACACCGAGATCGTTCTAGgggtattttaggattgtcacaaAGGACCTATATTGATAAAGTCCTCCAAAGGTATGGCATGCAAAATAGCAAACCAGGTGATACCCCTGTCGCTAAAGGAGACAAATTCAGTCTTAATCAATGCcctaaaaatagtttagaaagTCAAGAAATGCAGAAGATTCCTTACGCTTCGGCTGTGGGGAGTCTAATGTATGCTCAGGTATGTACAcgtccggatattgcgtacattgttggcaTGTTAGGCAGATATCTAAGTAACCCTGGAATGGATCATTGGAGAGCAGCCAAGAGGGTTATGAGATATTTACAGAGAACAAAAGAGTACATGCTTACATATAGGAGATTGGATCAGTTAGAGTTCATTGGGTATTCCGACTCTGACTTTGCTGGATGCCAAGACAGCAGAAGATCCACATCAGGCTATATTTATCTGTTGGCTGGTGGAGCAATTTCATGGAGGTCTGCCAAACAGACACTCGTAACTTCATCCACCATGGAAGCAGAGTTTGTAGCATGTTATGAGGCATCCAATCAAGGAATATGGCTACGAAATTTTGTCACTGGGCTGCGTGTTCTGGATGGTATTGAAAGACCACTGAAgatattttgtgacaataaatcagcagttttatattccaataacaataggagttctacaaaatcaaaatacattgatatcaagttcctagttgtaaaagaaaaagtacagagTGGACAGATATCCATAGAGCATATTGGAACAAACTCCATGATAGCGGATCCGCTTACAAAGGGATTACCACCCAAGGTCTTTCATGAGCACACTGCTCATATGGGTGTTGTCTCATTTGAGGATATCCAAATTTAGTGGgagtttatattattcattgtatattgctctatgttatgtttagactttatctataaatttggattgtgttctgcagaaataaagtattcattttattgcactctgttaaattatgctaaagatttgatctcaataaagttaagtaggaccagttggaaataggcatgaacagatcacattgcatgtaatttccatgctatgcACTCATGATTGATCTATGTCATTTAGCTGTATAGATATATGTGACCATTGATTGGTCTAGTAACGATTGATGTAACAAAGACCACCTTGATCCTATGTCAGTATAGTTAATGGACGAGATTGTTCGGATATACCCTAAGGACATGATAGCAAATTTTGAGCTCATAAGGTTAAgcacatttatttgattacatatgcatgtggcccagtgggagattgttagattaatttttgtaattaatctataatttgggccacacatgtaaataattaaaatgtgtgtgctatcatttaattaagcctaaatatagtgatctaattaataattgattaattggcttaagggtataattgtcatgagattattgtgtagataccattagataattattatttctatgaggggcagaaatataattgtgataaaattaaaactgccctagcagtttataaatagggttatggtccccattctaccactacgcattccaatttccgaaaatcctctcagagagaaattgaaacAGAATCTAGTGGtcagaattggaagaccatctcaaagggttttcttcctataaggtttctctttcaatggattcaggtatgtttccgctattatttttctactcattttttttaatcaggagattccagtatagatgaaattagggtattcatcttggttgatTTTAACAagaatattccagtatatatgaaattagggtattcatcttggttgagttataacaagaaatattccagtatatatgaaattgggGTATTCacccttggttgagttataacaagaaatattccagtatatatgaaattggggtattcaccttggttgatTTATAACATTATATCCATTTTGCATCAAATCATCTTTTATGATATAACATAATATGGgatgttagtttttttaaattggaaatattttgatttttttgtatggatatttaaaaaaaaatgacaaattaaagttgtatttataatttcaaacaaTGGAGGTTGTTTTTGTAAATCTGAGATTATGACGCCCCTTtccacaaatatttttaaattaaaagagaGGCGAGTAGCTGCGGTGGCGGAGTTCACACGGATGCCACGAGGCGTTGATTCCCGTCAATGTATTTATTCGTAATGTGCCTTGACGTTTTCACTGCTGACATCATCCAACTCCCCAAACCCCACTCAATtgatttctcttcctttttgttgTCCAGTCAACCTAACACAATCATTTTTTCCTACAAAAACAACGTCCATTTTAAATGTTGCAGCAGTGAATTCATCACCCCGATTTAAGGTTTGCTTGGTAGTAACTATTTTCGACAATAATTTCTTGggaaaaaatggataaaaaacatatttggtgTACTATGttctttattcttaaaaatataaaatatatatatatatatatatatatatatatatatatatatatatatatatatattttaaaaaaatcctttgtttttacttattttttaaaataattatataatataaaaaataattaaaaataaaatattacatataaaatttatttttaaaacacattttaaaccattaaaaatgtttcagtttccaaacataattttattctataaagtaataaaaaaattaaaaattgttctaaaaatactattttatagATAACTTATCTTATCTTGTTTTTGGGTAGATTcatcttaatatattttatttataatttggtCTCATTTATTGTACCCTCATTCCACGGCATAATTTTGCCGGGTATTTTCCAGAATTTGATTCTCTCACTCATTGATAGATTTTTGTCAGTTGATTATTGCTTTCTTGACTTGACCACAAGTCTTTTAGTTATATTTCCATCATTGCCATCAAGCTGTATTTTACGGACAGCTATATCCTAATGAGAATTGAAATGTTTCCTTGAGGGGGAGAATTgcccaaattttatttatatcattgcGTTTGGTTAATTTGAGAATCATAGAGGAATTAATGTGaatttatatgtattatttatagGAACTgaatcaaattataaatatagaaataaacTCCTGTTATAatatatctcaattttttagggatgaaaaaataaaaaataccaatCATTCCAATTACATCAAAGGGGCGTTTGTAATGAAGGGGTTATTAAGGTCAAATTAAGTGAAGTTgataaaaggaaatgaatgaaCGTCTTTTAGAAGGGGAAATGAAATTGCTTGTAAAAGCGAAACAACGTGAAAAAAAGATGAATagttgttttaaatatttcttgatGGGACTTGATGgatattaatgttataaaaTGAGTGAGTACATTAAATGAGTGAATAAATTTGgcaattttcaaaaacctaaAAGCcttggttatgtttggttcccaaaaagtattaaggaaataaaaaaaatgttaaaaaaaataattttcttatgtttgattgtcttatagaaaataatatacaagtaagattaattaaaaatttatatatttttaattatttaatctttatattggaaagtgaaaataagtaaaataagtttgaaataacatgtaaaaataattcattgattttaaatccatttttattttccctcgttttttctttccttccattttttctttctattttctttccattgcATTTTCCCTTAtgttttccgggaaccaaacgtAGTCTTAAGAAGTCAAAACTTTTTTGGTTTCTTGAAATTTAAAGGTCTCTTTTCCCCTCTTGGGAGATTGTGACTTTCTTTCGAAGAGGTTAAATTCTTGAATTTTGGCGTTAAAGTCATTAAAaccttccttcatttttttcgtTGTGATAGAGTTAGACACAATTCAGTTTATAGGGAGTGAGTGGAAAGTGTTGTTGTTGCCACTCAAAGACCATTTTATATTGGGAGACAAACGCCTTGCAATTTTCAAAATGCCAGCGAAGAAGATGAATttgcatggttttaaaaactgaaCCGGACCGGCCTGTCCGACTGGTCCAACCGCTGGCCGGTCATGGTTTTGGTCCAGTCCGGTCCGGTGAATTGGATCGGAATTTGGTTGAACCGGAATCGGATCGGGTGAACCGGCTGCCCGACTAACGAACCGGACggttcaacctttttttttacttgcaGCAGCAGTTCCAACAGCAGGTTCCAGCAACAGCAGTTCCAGCATCAAAATGGTCGGTTCTCCAAACAAACCAACCCTCGTGGCGCCCCAGTTCCAGTAGCAGGTCGGCGCCCCGCATGCCGCCAAACAGCGATCTGTACTGTGTCGCCCCAGCTCCAGCAACAGGCCGGCAAGCCACCTGCCGCCGACGAGCCCCTCCCCcccccacacacacacacacacagaaaACCATTCTTTGCCCCAGCCCCTCGAACCAGCTCCACCCGCCGGCGGCACGCCTTTCTACTGCCGACAGGCTGGTGAAACTAAAATCTTAAactcccatttaaaaaaaaaaattaatttttatgttttatattaatcttttaatgtttaattataattttaatgttatgtttaatatttaacttttatattttttttattgcacattgaaattttaatttattgaaattattgaaatttcaatttattgaaaattttgttcattttcaaatgaaattctaattttaaaattttaaataaatatttgattttatagtaaatttctcatttaaaaaaaaaatgtaagaaatttcaaaattttttaattctttgatttttttaaattattgataacTTGATTCTCTAAATTAATATAAggtttttataaattgttgatgatttgattttttttttttaaattaaattgttaatgacttgattctttaattttataattaaaattatgatttttgtttacaaTTTGatggagaaataaaaaatgaaaaaacttaaCAAACAAAGTAGATACTATCAAAATTTACATggaacttattatttattattttttatatttttttaattttaataatatataaaatatatatttatgacgtcaccggttcaaTCACGGTTCTACCGTCGATCCGACCAGTGAATCGTAAACCGATAACTTTTCCGGTTTaatgaccggtccggttctgaaaacattgcgAATTTGTTTAAAGAAAATAGTGGCTTCATAAAACTCAgttttgttccttttttccTCCTCatctgttatttatttatttatttattcttttttcttctttttcttttattttctttttataacaaattaacGAATGTATGATTTCCAATTAACTTATTGCCAATGATAGTCTATTCCTCTTGGAAGAATCAATTGATTATAAActcaaggaaaaagaagatTTAAGATGCAAATGACATTCTCTTATACCAATTCAATGGGGTTTATGCTTATTGTTACAAAGATGGTTTAGTTATGGAATTTCAAAGAGAATATGACATGTGAATGTTATTCTCTTTAGTGTGATATTGAAATTGGATTGAAATGAGGAGTCTACTTAGCTATTAAATTTGAAGGAACATAGCATACAAAATTGTAGCTTAGGGAGGACAAGTTAGCAAACAATTTCACATAGGGATCCAAAtttagcattaaaaaaaatgatgactaataaaagatgaatatttggtcatatttctttatatattgacgtaaatcaattttttttaaatccaagtTTCATTTCCTTGTATGTCGTTCAATAGTCCTACTTCAATAAAGCACATAACCAATACATTCgaatttttctccattttaaaattattttgtatataattgGCCCACCCTTCTGCCACATCAGCCCAAAGAGGCAGAGATTCAGCTACTGACATAGTAGGGATGTTGACGTGGCAAAATAGGATCCATATCGAGTTTTCCGAATGCTAACATGGCAGAATCGTATCCGTTGATGGACCTTGCTGGAGAGACTTTATTGGGGGAGGAGGGAGAGAGAAGAAATGTAGTGAGAGAGAAGATGAGGCCAATCAAGGAGCGAAGACGAAGCCGGTCATCTCCAGCAAGGGACCGACCCATTGGGCCATCTGGGTTCGAGCCAAGGCCATCTGGGTCTCGCTCAACTACTAGGCTTTCACCCTCCTCCACCTCTCTTCTTGACACCCCCTTTATCACTGAAGACGAAGATGCCACTCTCTTCGACAACCTCAAAATCTCCCCAAACCCTAACTTCAACCCTAGAAGTTTCCCATATAGTGTGAAGCAACAGTGCTGGGAAAAGGCGGAGAAAATCAAAGGTCGAGATCCGGACCGATGGCGCCGAGACCCCCTCGGCAACATCGTGTTTCGGAAGCTTGTTGGTTGCCCTGGTTGTCTCTGTCATGATTATGATCACATTGTTCCTTACTCCAAGGTAATGTAATTTCAACGTTCTTTCGTGTTTTACTGTTCATTTTGTCAGGTTTGTTCTTGGGTGTGGAGTTGGGGGTTTTCCCGGAATGGGTTGCTTTGGTTCTGGCGGTTTAGGGTCTGGTTTCAGTTTTTTTGGTAGTTTTTATGCGTTTTTCTCTATGTGGGGCTGTCTAATGGTATTTTGTCAAATTGTTTGCTTTGCTCTTGGAATAAAGggtgttttttctttagttttgtaATTTGCATACATTGTTCAATGTGGTTGCTGTTTCAGATTTTGTGAAGTTCGATTGTTTTGGAAATTAACTGTTTTGGTTGCCCATTTTACAACATATGTCCGCTTTTGAAAGTAATTGAAGAAACGCGCTTTGCCTGAACGAGTTATTTGAAATGGAAAACTCGAATAGATTCTGAATGGCTGATGGGTATAGATCAATTTTGTGCTTATCCATGAGGTTCTCTGAAATATAGAGGATGTGGACAAAGCAATTATGTATTGTTATATTATTTCATCACCAGCAGTTGAACACTTGCATTCTAAAGTTGGGGTTAGTTTCTGGCCTGTTAGAATTTCATTCCTCCCTCTTTAATTGTGATGATATGTTCAAGTTCTGTTAGAACTAGTTATTACTATGAGTGGGTGCATGCCCTCTGCTCATGGTGGTGGTTACGCATTTGAAATGTGTGAACAGTCAGAGGGGGGTGATTAACAGTTGCCCGCACCCTAGAATTGGGGAAGAGGGTGTTGGTGGAAATTGATTTACTAGTTTTCCTGAATTTAGAGAAGTTGCAAGATAAGGTGGACTACTAAGAGTTGGCCTTGCATGTTAAACTAAGCTTTTATTAATCTGAAAGcctgttttattttattttattttttgtgttggaACTGGTCCTGAGTCCATGAGTTGAATATTTTCGATTTCAGGGGGGCAAGAGCACATTGGAAAATTGTCAGGTTTTACAGGTAAGAGGTTCATTGCCTTTCTGTCATCTCTTATGATTATcgttattatttcattcatgtagtattttattttcttttggcgTACTTCACTATGGTTgctttttgaaattatttatgtCTTCCTCCTGACAGGAAAACATggatatttttgtatttcatAGTTACGCTGGTTGTTTTGACACATGTTCCTCTGgtatatataatttcaattcACTTCATGAAAGTAATAGAAATTTACCTTTGCTTATTAGTTATatttttctcccaattgagGAATTAAGTAGTTTCAGTCTAAACAGGTTCCTTTAGTAACATCATGGGTCTAGAAGTCAGAGGACAGTGAATGTTCCCATTTGGACCTTTTATTATAGGTATTCTTACTCATATTTGATGTGGCTATTGCCAGAAACCATAAGTTAACCACGTTGATCCGATCCTCTTATCTTAGAAATCGAAGGTTAGCTTCGTGTTTCATCGAGTCAGTCAATGTTTCTTTTGGTGCCTTTCGTATACTTTGAGTGTTCCCTCTTTTTCTTGGGCACTCTTCAATGCATCTTTAATTGCCTTTAAAAAAGGGACAGAATTCTTGAAGGCTGTTGGGACCAGTTCATCTGTTAAACACATGCTTTAATTTTTGATGGCTGTTGTATATTGACTTTTTGTTTATTGTGATAagcttttcttttcaaaaaagaagAATGCATACATCTAGGAAAGcaaatgctttaattttatttttttatttttttattttcttataagaCTACAAAAATATGGGGAATATTTTTGAGCTAGATTTGCTCACCATGACAAGAGTTAGGTTTTCTGAACCATCTGTGCTACTCATTTGGTTTCCTTGTAAAAAAGTTTTAGTCTCTCTATTACTTGGAAGAAAGCATCTAATGTATCTTTTGAAACATCACAATCTCCATGGAACCTCCATAATGGATCAATTACCCTTTCTTCAATCTGCCTTCAATATGAATTCCTGATCATTATTGTCAAGACAAAATGAGTGCATTTCGCAGAGCCATGCATTTGTCCAGCTTATTGGTACAGTAACACTATTATGCAATGACTCATATAGGTTTGTGCTGTTCGGTTTCCATAAATATCATACACTGTTCAATCTAATGCTTCCTTTGAAACGACTCCAAAGCTACTTTCTGATTTTTCCTTCAGCAGTCTgtcaagtattttttttcccctttttatttttggtagcCTTTTTCTGCATTAGTCTGTCAAGTATCAATTTCTACTTAGTTTCACTAGAAGGATGTAGCCTTTATATTTCATTTGCCTTATTCTTTCTTGATTTGGTTCTTTTGACCCTGAGATTAAGaagttttatattaaatatatgatattcATTTAGTCAACAATAATTCTTGTTGCCTCAGCAATATTAATGAGATACACTTTAGTTTCCATGAATGTCACTATATTCTTCAATTTTGGATATTCTGGggaatttaagaaaattttcccatggaaaAA is part of the Vitis riparia cultivar Riparia Gloire de Montpellier isolate 1030 chromosome 17, EGFV_Vit.rip_1.0, whole genome shotgun sequence genome and harbors:
- the LOC117905032 gene encoding uncharacterized protein LOC117905032, coding for MLNGTNFKDWKENMMILLGCMDIDLALRMPKPDELNEQSTQEDEVYWGKWERSNRLSLMIMKRGIPEAFRGAVTDEVTNASDFLAEIQKRFAKNDKAETSTLLASLISMKYKGKGNVREYIMEMSHLASKLKALKLELSDDLLVHLVLISLPAQFNQFKVSYNCQKDKWTLNELISFCVQEEERLKQDKTESAHLASTSKDKGKRRNKDNKVAASNGLEQKKQKVEVTCFFCNKPGHTKKECTKYAAWRVKKGLPELPKTK
- the LOC117904107 gene encoding secreted RxLR effector protein 161-like — protein: MQKIPYASAVGSLMYAQVCTRPDIAYIVGMLGRYLSNPGMDHWRAAKRVMRYLQRTKEYMLTYRRLDQLEFIGYSDSDFAGCQDSRRSTSGYIYLLAGGAISWRSAKQTLVTSSTMEAEFVACYEASNQGIWLRNFVTGLRVLDEWTDIHRAYWNKLHDSGSAYKGITTQGLS
- the LOC117934464 gene encoding uncharacterized protein LOC117934464, with translation MRPIKERRRSRSSPARDRPIGPSGFEPRPSGSRSTTRLSPSSTSLLDTPFITEDEDATLFDNLKISPNPNFNPRSFPYSVKQQCWEKAEKIKGRDPDRWRRDPLGNIVFRKLVGCPGCLCHDYDHIVPYSKGGKSTLENCQVLQATVNRSKGNRTEISKADLIQKSSYCRVSGRDMDLLELSAYGNVRRGQDSGGCTIQ